DNA from Daucus carota subsp. sativus chromosome 1, DH1 v3.0, whole genome shotgun sequence:
tcattttttcacatatgaattatagtccaattttgcaattttaaaaattaatattggtactgcatcgagatgtttataatataaaatttattttattttataaatattaattttgaattattaatataatttttataagtcgccgcaaattgattttattctataaatattaattttgaatcatcaatgtaatttttataggccgccgcaacgcgcggattctcaactagttcCTTCTAACTTGTAAACCCATAAACCGAATTTTAAGTTCTAGCCAAACACCATTGTAATCAATCCAATAACCAATCGAtgaatttatttctaaaatctgattttattatatatattcatctcTCGCCAACAAATTTATCTCATGTGTTACTATATTTTTACGTAAATTTAATTTCTATTTCTACTTCCACGATGGTTTGTATTGTACCGGGACTCCTTGTCAACGACAAACACAAGTGgatgaaatattatgaacatgGCCGCATTGTTAATAATCACACAGTAGTAGTACGGTACTATTATTTCCTTTTTAATCTcacactttattaatttatgtttacATAATTACATGTTGTGAACACATACATATTTCGTAGACAAAATGGCTGTACTGTAATAAACTAATCTTGTGAGACAAGGGTGATTTTGTCTGACAAAGTGGCCTGTCACTCTCTTCATCCATCTGTTGCTTTGGtgggtctctctctctctccctctctctctccataCATGATACATATTACATATTTCATTTTCAGACACAACTACACAAGTATTCTAATGGGTATTACCTCAATTTCAGTTCATCTTATGTTGATTTGAAAGTTTAAGCTGCAACATAGTAATAACAAGTTTCAAGTTCACAAGTTATTACCTGAACTGTGTTGGGTATGTAACTGTACTTCTTTTTCATACTTGTCTTTTTGCCTTTTTGGGTTTCTTTATATGTTTCAACTTTTAGTTGGTGATTATTTTATGTGAATTCTAAGCAAAGGTTTAGTTCACCAAGAACATATGATGTTACCCTTTATTGTTTTTTAACtgattttgtgtttttgatttgtttgtatTCAAATTCACTCCCTTCTGTTTTCTGATGAATGTTTTTTTGATAGTTTTAAGTCACGGGGTTGTTTTAGTTTCTGTAGTTTAAGTTGTCTGAATTGTTTTTGGTTTCAGATTGTGTTTGGCTATGTATTGAGGGAAGGTGATTTATGTGGTAGATGAGGTGTGTGTCAGGTGATACTTGTGGCTAGGTAGCCAGGTAGGTGTTATCTGATTGTTAGTAGATGGATCGCCGGAGCTGGCTATGGAGGAGGAAGTCCTCGGATAAAAGTCCTGGCGAAACCGAAAGCTCTGGATCAATGTCATCACATTCTGAAAGATTCTCCGATGAACAGGTTGGTTGGTTCATCTCTCATTGTGTTCATGATGATTGCTTTTGTTTGCATTGTCATTGATTGCATTGACTTCTTTGGTATCTCGGAACATCATGTGGGTTAGTTTTGTTTTATGCAGTGAGCATCTTTGTTCCGTATTTCAGTTCACATTTATCTGCTTCTGCTGAACCTACAGTTCCAGgattattttgaatttcttttgcttcttttttctttttggcCACAAACCTCTTTAAAAGAAATTCAGTTATAatctttttttgttaaaaattattagttaATCTTACTTTATGAGAATGAATAAAATTACCGAACAGCCTAAGGGTAATTTGTAATATGAAATGATGTTTGCACAAGGAAGATTGGGGATGACTGCCTTTTTTTGCCACAGGAGGGAGTTATAGATTTGTGTTGGATTCttatattttttggatttgtTTCTGACAAAGACTTATGTGGCTGAGTTTAGGCCTTTAATTAACTAGCAATTTTAAATGTGGTGCAAAGTATAATCTAAGCTATCATGTTTCATCCTTCTTAGCAACTACTGCAACCTTAACAATAACCATAGTAGTATAGCGACTTATCAGTGCTTTAACTGCAAATTGTGACTGCTTGTTTAACACACCAAGGACACACATACAGGCACATGTACTTTGTATGAGAGTTCAACATCATGATAGCTGAAATTGCAGATGCAGAATACGATTTTatgacataaaatttatttattttgaattggaTAGTGACTGTTATGGAGCAACTGAAAACATTCCCCAGCAATATAGAGTGGATAGTAGgccggataaataaattgcctTGTTTTAGTTCTTTACTAGTTGGAAAACCTCAGTCTGTCAGTCTTTAATGTCCTTAAAAGATAGAATGAGTAAACAAGTGGGGAATGGGTTGaagtaataatttaataaagatATATGGTATCATCATGCCTGTTTAGCTGTCTGCATTTCTTATGTTTCAAATGCTGGGTCATATATTTAGGAAAAGGTGTGCAAGTTTAGGACCAATGGCAGGTCCAAAGTAAAtggaaatatataaatatcgTTTGGAATTTTAGGTCTTTCTATCATTCATGTCAAATCAATAGTTCGACTCATGCCATGCTTCCatagatgtcttcatctttaaTTAACGGAGCTACTTTGTATAATATCCAAATCAAAGGCCCGCTGTCTGCTCAAAGTTTGGTTTGGTTACCATAATCAGCATGGACCACCTTGTGTGGTCATAAATTATTGTATGTAGTTGGACCACAAGGGGACTCTCTCCTTTGTTCACAAGCATTTGGTATAGGCATCATTGTTATTCCTTATCTGCACCTAGTTTTCATTATAAGATTCATAGCTGTGCTAAGAAAAACTCTTCTTGGTCACTCTTATGGGAATAATTCTCTTCTAACAAAACCTGGTTATGTTTTAGGCATCCTTCTATTGGGTATGACTTTCTCCAATTGTTCGTTATTGTCAGATAACCAGTCATTTTGATGATATCAGTGAATGGCTGAATAAAAAATAGGAACATGAAGAATAATTGTTATGAGCTATCATAAATTTCACTGCTTCATGATCCCTTTTGTTTAGTACCCTTTTGTTTGCCCAGTTTGTATCCACCATGGGTAGAATAATCTCAGTTCCAGACTTTTGACCCCTATACTCTGGGCCAACTAAATTGTAGCCAAATGAAGGCTGGTCATTATCCTAGTTTTGTTTCCTTTTTGGTCCAGGAAACTGTCCTTGGTCTCGAGTCTCTTCACATTGTTGTTGATATAGTTACAATTTATTTGCTTACAATACATATGCATGTGTGAATCTTAGTAACCCTAGAAGACCTTTACCCAAAACATAATGTTCTTTAATAAAAACCCACAGCTGGAGGGTTTCACTTCAACTACTTTTTAGACAGGTAGAGGTGAAGAAAGATAGATAGTATATATGTTACACTTCAGTTATAAAAGATAATAAGACCAAACTGTAGAAAATGTGGGTTCTGTGTTTTGGCTTATACAGAAGAAATGTTTTCATTAATCTTAAACAGACTGCTTGGCTTCTATGTAGCTTGAGGTTTGCGAGAATACATGTGCACACTAAAATGAGATATGATTCCGTACTAGTGCTCCTTGTTTTCCTGAAATCTATTCTAATTCGTCCATGTCTGGGTGTTGAAAACTCATAAAGCAAGACTATCTCATATATGTATGAACACCATCTACATAATTTCTGTAACATAGAGTATTTGCTTACTTAATAAAACCCCGGAATATTCTTCTACAAATATTTTAATCCGTACAATTTGAAGGGATCATACTTTCGAGAGGAAATAAATGAACTTCTTGtttgagataaagcactatctgatgataaaaaataagctaatatAGTATTTGGCAGTGATGAATAATCGTCATCCCCTTGGAGAGAATACTATAATTGCATCTACTTGATGAAAAAACAGTGCAAGATAGATGGATATGCTGATAAGCGTCAACTTAATAAAGCCACTGTAACTCTGACTGTAGCCTTTTCAATCTCTGATACACTACctcaaataaatatcaaattttcttGGCCATgtttatctatttatatatcACTCTGTTCCATATATTGACAATCAAAGACATACCTAATTAGTTGTAAACagaaaaagaattttttatCACCGACTAACTTTATGCAATCACAAATCCCCTCATACACAATAAAGGGATAGAACTCATATGATGCGATACTTGTATCTTGTTGATCAATTCAGGAGAATAGTGGAAATTACAACttccataaaaaaaattacgcaGTCATCTTGAGACAAATTTACTGCTGAATatgaagttaattttgttacttATGCAAGCAAAGTCCAAATGTTTTGTATATAACTTTACCTAAACATACAACTTCCTTTAATAGTGTATTGTACTGAAATGAATTTAGCTCTGTTCTTTACTAGCCAAGCGTTTTCAATGTACAGTATTGCAAAGAGCCAACTCCACACTGTCTCTTGGTGCACCCTTAGTAATTGTGTCTTGTGTATCAATTTTCTGTTTAGTAAATTGTTTGATTCCTCCTGCcttgttattttataaaaagtttCAATTTTCCTCAAAGGCTGTGAATCTTCAGCGGATACTGACGATTATTGTTATATAAAAAGGCATTCTCAAATCATAATATTCAATCACCTGAAGTCACATCAAAAGATATCCCCGCTGATGAAGAGCTTAACGATAGTGTGAAGACTCTAAGAGAGAAACTATCTTCAGCACTTCAAAACATTAGCTCGAAGGACGATTTGGTAAAGCAGCATTCCAAAGTTGCAGAGGAAGCTGTCTCAGGTACAGCTTTCACCTGTTTAAATCTATATGCAAATAGTGTGGAGTTGGACTGCtttgtgtgtgtctgtgtatGAGGGCGGGTGtctcttatgttgtgtttggttggtgtgaatgattccggaaggaatggaatgaaaaatgaactatcttatggatgattttaagaaatttcattccttcctccattccattccctacatcatatgctagatatcatctcttccatttgagatggaatgctccattctctcccatcctcaatttcttctcaaatctcatcatagcaattttgcactccttcaaattttttcaaaactttcttcctatctctattaatttcaagtatttttttactcatttcattccattccattccattctccccaaccaaacacaacattaaagaCTTAAAGGAAGTTGTACCAGTGAATGGGAAGCTACAAAATTTTTTTAGAGAGAAATGTGTATGAGGGCCAAAGTTAGTCATAAATTATTACTACTAATTTAATCTTTCCTCTACAGTCTGGatagttatattttttactGGCATATCTTTGCATTGATAAAAAGCTTTCATCTCCTTGTGTGCACTTTTGCTACCGAATATTTCTTACAACTTGGTAAATCATGATGATACATTATCTGCAAAGCAAGATATCAGTCATTCTCATATCTTGTCATTTATCTATCCGTAAGGAATATTCACTATCACTATagtataaagtataatttagaGAACTGGAAATGTTTCTTGTTAGCTCAGTTGCTTCTTCTGTATTCtccaaattaattattatatggaTATACAGTTTTCTGGTATTCTTAAATACTTACTCCACATGTTTCTCAAATATTAAAGCACTGAACATATCTTTCTTGTAGTTTCCTTGTAGCTTCTCCCCTCTTCTTTGTAAGAACTTTTTTCTGCTTATTCGTCATACTACCAAGTCTTAGCATTATCATGTTGTGGTTAGAGGTGGAGCATTTGGTGAAAAGGGTTACACATGGTGTATCCTGAGATTTGAGGACATTTGTTTTGTATGTATTATACCTGCACACAGTTTGAGAGTATCTAAAATGAACAAGTGCTGAACTTCAAATTTTACTGCcttcatttttttaaaccaTGGTATTgtctatatatttaattttgctAAGAGGAGATTTTCAGAGTTTTTTTAAAGTCCCTACTTCCATTGAAATCAACATGGGTTGCAATTCATTGCCCACCTTAGTTTTGTTTTGGCCTACCATGCAACCTCATCTCCATCTGTCACTGTACTTATGGTTATGACATCTTTACTTAAGTTTATGATGAAATAATACATCTTTAACTTATATATAGTTGGTTAAACAAATGAAATTCCCTTGAAACTTAAATGCCTGATGGAACGACGCATCTTTAACTTATAGACTTTGGTTTTAGATTTTCATATGATATTGCAATTGAATGTTAAGACATTTATCTGTATTCTTGGTTACTGCTTGTTAATATGATAATTGTTTGTTATTCAAATATACAAGGATGGGagaaagctgagaatgaagtgTTTGCACTAAAGCAACAATTAGAATCCTTAACCCAGAGAAGTTCATCGCTGGAAGATCGTACCATCCATCTTGACGTAGCTCTCAGGGAATGCATGAGACAGCTCCGGCACGAAAGAGAAGAACAAGAGCAAAAGATCCATGAAGCTATTGTTAAGAAAACCAATGAATGGGAAGCTACTAAATCTGGATTTCAGAAACAGCTTGTCGAGCTTCAGTCCCAACTTCAAGCCGCAAAAGGTGAAGGTGCCACCTCCTGGCATATTGATCTTCGCTCTAAGCTTGAAGCTGCGGAAAAGGAGATCTCATCCCTTAAACATGAGCTCCTTTCCAGATCAGAGGAGCTAGAATTGAGGACTGTTGAGAGGGACTTGAGTACTGAAGCTGCTGAATCAGCTAGCAGACAAAATCTGGAAAGTGTAAAGAAGGTGGCTAAGCTTGAAACCGAGTGTCGTAGACTCAAAGCTGTGGCTCGCAGAGCACCATCATTTAATGAGCAAAGGTCTATTACTGAATCTTCTGTTTATGTGGAATCCTTCACAGACAGCCAGTCTGATATTGGAGAGAGGCTATCACTGGTTGATAATGATACTCATAGGATTCATGAATTGGGGCCAAATGATTGGAAACAAAATCCTTCCACGTCATCAGTATCAGAGTCTGCTAACTTCAGAAACGTAAAAGCTTTAGGAAAAAGCCTTACAGCTTCTTCACTTGATGACAGTCTCATGGATGACTTCCTAGAAATGGAAAGGCTCGTGGCTTTACCTGATACGCAAAATGTAAACCCATACCAGTCAAGATCTATAATGGAACAATCAAAAGAAGGGAATACTTCTTCAAGATCTGAACTTGAAACTATGAGAAACCGGATAGTGGAATTGGAGGATAAATTGGTGAAGACAGAAGCAGACAAAAATAAATTGGAGACATTTTTGACTAAGCACCAGGACCAGATTAGAACGCTAACGGATTGTTTAGAAGAAGCGGAGATGAAACTGATGAAGATGGAAGCAGACAAGAATGAAACAGAGGCATCTTTAATTAAGCACCAACTGATGCTACATACAGTAAGAGATCGTTTAGAAGAAGCAGAGATGAAATTGGTGAAGATGGAAGTAGACAAGAATGAAACGGAGACAATTTTAATTAAACATCAACATCAGCTTGAGCAATTAAGAGCTCGTTCAAAAGAAACAGAGATAGAGTTGGCAGAGTTGCAGACTCGATTAGCTGTGGCAAATGAAGCAAGAGAAACGGTTGAAGCAGCATGTAATGATATCAATTCAAAGAAAGAAACAGCAGAATCACGGCTTGGAGTAGTGGACAATGAGTTAAAAGCCATGATTACAAGAATACGTAGCTTAGAGGAAGAAATTCAAAAGGAAAGGTCATTTTCAGAAGAAACCATCTCAAAGTGTCAAAAGCTGGAACAAGAAATTTTAAGATTGAAACATGAAGGTGAAATACAGAGAGCTGCAAGTTCACACACACAGCTGAAACAGAATCAGGTCAGTTAACTTGCGATGTCCTAAATTGTTTTTCCGTTCTATTACCAACTTTTAAGCTTTAATAAATCTATGATGATACGTGTGGCAGGACAAAGAGTTAGCAGCTGCTGCGTATAAATTCTCAGAGTGCAAGAAAACCATTGCGTCTCTTGGCAGGCAGTTGAAATCTCTTGCAACACTAGAAGACTTCTTAAGTGACTCAGACAATCCATGTACAATTTCTAGAGGTCCACAGACCACAGCCAAATGAATCGACATCAAATATAATGCATCTCACTGATCCGACTTGATGTTGCAAAGAACTTCTTTTTGAAGTCTTGATTCCAGTCGTCGATTGTTCAAGTTCTCGGGGAAGTGTATACCTCTGCATGTATGATGCATGCTCACAACATCTGCTGCAGATTTGTAAGAGGCAAGAGCATTCAAAGCAGGGAGGAGAGAAGAACAAAGAAATGGACAAGTACTGTCAAGAGGAGAGGAAATAAACAACAGGTTTttatcttgtaaagcttctgaaAGCAGCCATTGCTTGGAATATATTCAATGGAACACAGTTTGATGAAATGCACATGTTATGAAACTTGTACATAAAATCGTCTTGAATAAGAAATCCGttaaatgaataaatatataaaacaaagaaagaacaGTGTTGGATGTATTACCCCAAGATACATTACAATCGAGATGTTCATACAttttttagatttaaattaaataatctggaTAAGTAATTATAGTTGACCGTCCGAGTTTTCTCTAACTAAATTCTAATACTTAATCGTAACGATTTTCTCCGACTAAATTCTAATACTTGTTTGCTCAAGACTCTTTtatctaataaaattatttaattatcaaaaatataattttgaattaatatcATCGGATAAAAagttagaataatatatatgaaaaaaaaaacagaaattaaaataactagGAATTGgaatctaaaataataatatcactAATTATCTAAAATCAAGTATATACTTGTTTTAACACAAACAACCCATGACTTGATTACCAAAAACTAAAGGATGGATTAAAGCATTTTTGACGCACAAACAAGTAGGGATGGCAAAgggttggatcggttcggatatttgagatatccaaatccaaatccaaatccaaattatttttaaaatccaaatccaaatccaatcgggtttcatatatcaaatccaaatccacgggtttcggatcgggttcgggtttgttcgggtttatccaaaacctgaattccgaaatttatatagtattgtaaaaatattattttttgatttgctcgtccttaaatttcattatatttaaaactaaactactttaacaataaagtattacacattaataaaatcttaaaccgtgtttaataatttctaaacacaaatttccactatatggagtatgaaattttaaagtaactcattagttaaacaaaaaaagtcaCTATAACCCAtgaatatacacattcacactctacatatatatataaacaaaatttagtaaatttaaaattgaaaaaaaatatattagtatacatatacatatacatatacatatatatatatatatatatatatatatatatatatttggattttttttcgggtttcgggtttggatcgggtttggatcggattcggatttcgggtcgggtttcgatacggaatacctagtatccaaatccaaatccaaactcgttcgggtctaaaaatcaaatccaaatccaaaatatcgggttcggtaagatccattcgggtcgaaacggtcgggtatccattcggatcggttttttctgCCATCCCTACAAACAAGGGTGGTTTGGTCCGGGCTTTGCTGGTATCAACTATgagttttgtttattccaaTGTTTGGTCGAAATATTTCTTTCATCAGACAATTTCTCAAATATGAGATTTTCATACTTAAGGTGGTTATGAAACATGAGTCTCaagaatcaaattttttttttcttttattttcatgactatttatatcatttcatgtagattatttatacaaaatgaaattaagactcaatatatatataaatattaatttaataatattttaaattaattacaattaataactcataaatattataattcaatcaTATTCATTCCACCACTCAACCAAATATGAAATCATACCTCAAACCTATACCAGCTTAGCTTAACCTGATCATTCCAACACCATACTCCCTCTCTAACCAAACGACCCCAGAGATTTGTCCatgtaaacaaaatttatatattctcgttacataaataaaaatattacatgcAGAGATTAGAGAGtgagaaataaagaaaataataaaaatttatttacgcAATCAACAAGAGTGTGAACTGAGTCTGTAACTAATGGATGATAAATAAGGAGAAAAATGATACGCAAGGAAATCTTGACAAATGTAGTAGTTCAGTAAACATAGGAGTCCAATCCACCTACATAATTAACGCATATACATACACGATACATACACCCACCCATCCCACAACTTGTTTAGAATATACTCTTAACTCTTTCATCAACACAAGATTCATTGGACTTTTTCAACCATTTCCCCACATCTCTCCCCAAACCCAGGTCAGACTTCTTATCTTTTTACACTTCTATGCTGTTCTAAACTCTTATTTGCTTCAAGGGTATGCTTCCACTTGTTAAAGTTTGCACCTTTTCTTGATTTCAGTTTTAATTCTTGTGTTTTTGTGTATGGAATTGTGATATTTGCATGTTTGGAGTTAGTGTCTGCCCTTCAGAATTATACTATTGCTGTTTGATTTGGGTGTTTTTTGATCATTTGAGTTGGGTGTTTTGAGATGATTGTCATATGATTGTTGGGTTTTTGGCTCAGAAACTTTTTCACTTCAAGTGTTAAGGTTTTTCTTGGAATTTGAAGAATTAGCTAAACCTGATATAACAATGGATAGAAAAAATGATGTTTTTTCCGAAGGAAAAGCATGAACTTGAATTTTCTAATTTAAGATGCATAAATTTGTTTAGGAGTTGCCTTAGATATCCTGGAAAACTGTTTTTATTTAATAGAATTTGAATAGGAGTATATGTTATAGCTATATTATTGTGATAGAAAtcgtaaaaataataataataatcaggTTTTGATACTGGGCTGACCATGCTTCCATCCGCCGCACCACTCTGATATGTATGTTGTATTAATCTTAACGAGAGTATCTGatcagaaaataattttaaggtAAATGGGTTGAAGATAGGTTAAATTAGTCCCTTTTGGCTCGAattctatttttgttttttttttcaaagtctgTTTTGGTTTCTACTTATTATCTTTAAGTTTTCATCTTTTTTTGGatttgttagttgagttattgtttgattgggggggggggggggggggggggttgttgTGCAAAAGCGTACTTTTTGAGATGGTTGTTCATGTTCAAATCTGGAATCGTTTCAGCTCAAGGCTTTATTATGTTTCTAAAGATCTAATGTACTTATGATAAgtgatataaaattaatcttCATTACTTGATATGTAATAGACTCTAATTTCAGATTTTAGATACTTAAATTAGTCACGCTGTCAATTATTTTGGTTGACAAGGTAAAGCTAGATTTTTAACACAACTTTCGGAGTGTAAGAACTAAATTTATCAcataaatatcttttaaaaaaattatcagagccaggtttcgATCCTGGgacctgtgggttatgggcccaccaCGCTTCCGCTGCGCCACTCTGATTTGTTGTTAAGTGGAGCAGACATATAGAATACTAATTTTCAGTCTAGAAGATTGTCTGTTATCAAGTAACATCAAGGTTTATATAACAAGTAGCAAATGTATAATCTTTGCTGGAAGACTGAATCACTTATTCAAGTATTCAACAAATAAACAGATATCAAGAAATAAacagatatgtatatatatgaattatgtaTCTGGAGCCTACAGCTGGTGGGTATATCCTGAATTGTTCTGAAATCCCTGTAGCTACttgataaaatgaaaatattatatattattgggAAAATACATGTTTTGTTCTTAAAAGTTTACTTTTTAAAATGAATATGTTTGAGCTCTAGTTTTTTATTATGTCTCTGAGAGTTATAGTATTGGTTGGAAAAAAATTGGGTATCTCTtattaaaaagttttttttgGATATACTAGTCATAATAGAAACGCATTCATAAGTTGGCATTGTAAGCTTGTGTTACATACGAATTTATTACATGCATTAAGTAAGTTAGTATAATCAGAgtcaataataaaaatgaaaaaactaTCCGTACCAGGTTTATGGGACCACCACACTTCCCACTCGGATATGTTGTTTATCTTTGCAGACGTATAATATATTAACCTTCAAATGAGAGGTGATTATCTATTATCAAGTCAAACTGATTGATAACTTGGAGATAGATAAGTAGCAGATATGTGTAAACTCTTGATAGTACTATAATTAAGTTAAAAGATACTagagattttatattatttttttcccgAGAAAAGCCTACTTTCTGACTTTGGAGATTATTGCAACCTACCTAATGTTTTTGTATGttccaattttattttattattattttctgttGCTCTCTTAATCTCAGCTTTTTTATGCATAAAATAGTCACAGTAGGTTATATACATAAAGCAGAAACAAAGTCAGATCCTGGgacctgtgggttatgggcccacaAAGCTTCTGCCGCACCACTCTGCACCACTCTGATCTGTTGTTTGATGACagacaatatatatattaatct
Protein-coding regions in this window:
- the LOC108204986 gene encoding filament-like plant protein 3; translation: MDRRSWLWRRKSSDKSPGETESSGSMSSHSERFSDEQAFSNHNIQSPEVTSKDIPADEELNDSVKTLREKLSSALQNISSKDDLVKQHSKVAEEAVSGWEKAENEVFALKQQLESLTQRSSSLEDRTIHLDVALRECMRQLRHEREEQEQKIHEAIVKKTNEWEATKSGFQKQLVELQSQLQAAKGEGATSWHIDLRSKLEAAEKEISSLKHELLSRSEELELRTVERDLSTEAAESASRQNLESVKKVAKLETECRRLKAVARRAPSFNEQRSITESSVYVESFTDSQSDIGERLSLVDNDTHRIHELGPNDWKQNPSTSSVSESANFRNVKALGKSLTASSLDDSLMDDFLEMERLVALPDTQNVNPYQSRSIMEQSKEGNTSSRSELETMRNRIVELEDKLVKTEADKNKLETFLTKHQDQIRTLTDCLEEAEMKLMKMEADKNETEASLIKHQLMLHTVRDRLEEAEMKLVKMEVDKNETETILIKHQHQLEQLRARSKETEIELAELQTRLAVANEARETVEAACNDINSKKETAESRLGVVDNELKAMITRIRSLEEEIQKERSFSEETISKCQKLEQEILRLKHEGEIQRAASSHTQLKQNQDKELAAAAYKFSECKKTIASLGRQLKSLATLEDFLSDSDNPCTISRGPQTTAK